The Candidatus Bathyarchaeia archaeon nucleotide sequence GCAGCCCATCCATGGAGCGGAGTAGTCTTCGCCTCCATCCTACTCCTCGCATCACTCCTAGACGCCGCCTCGAGCAGGCTGAAGAATAAACGCTTAACGCTCGTCAGTTTGCTGACCGCCTCCATGATCGGTCTCACGCTCGCCGCCGGCTACCTCTACCCACCCTTCAAAGGATACGCGCGCTCCGTAGAAAACCTGCTTCCTTCGTTCAATCCTTCAAACCTGAACAGCCTAATCTTCAACCTGTCATTCAACATGGACTACATGGTCGGAGGATTTATGTCAGCGCCTATTCTCTACTTGGCCTCACTCATAGGGTTCTCGGCCCTAAGCCTCGAAAAGGGAAACTCAAGGGCGACAAGGCTCGCCTCCATATGGCTTGCCATAACCATAACGCCAATTCTACTAGCCGAGCAATGGCTCCAATGGCGCCTCATTTACATAACGCCCATCCAACTCCTCTCCGGCCTAGGTGTCTACTACCTCACACGCTTCCTGATCAATAGTCATGAAAGATCGCAGCGAGGCTTAGCCATACTTATCTTATTAACCATCATTCTCGCCATGTTCAACTATCTTTTAAGAAACGTAGCCTTCCTTCCAAGCGTTTAAAGAAAATTCGCCGTCTAAACGATCTGAAAGTAGCCTCCTTGAAGATCTTTCGATTAAACCATGTCTGAGAAGAATAAGGAGGGGGTCTTCCAATAGAACCAAGTTTGGGTAAGTAGCCTAATCTAGTCGAAAGCTCAATGGGCGTTCATAAATAACAGGCTGGAATGAAGAGGACATCTGTTTCGTTAATCTTCATCTGTTTCCAAAAGTCCTTTGTAACGATCATCGCCCTGTCAGCGTTGTATGATTTGATGAAGCTTCTCAGGCTTCTTGAAATTTTAGGGGTTTTAAAGCTTTGATATTTAACCTCCACTGGGATAATTTTCATTTTTTGCTCTGAGCACAAAGTCAACCTCCGCCTTCGCTATGGTTCTCCAATAGTTTATCGCCGCATCTGGGAAACTGCTCCTTAAACTTAAGTAAACGAAGTTTTCAATTAACGCTCCCGCATCCGTCCTTTTCTCAAGGGGGTTAAAATTGCTTATTATGTGGTTTCTTAAACCCAGGTCGAAAAAATATGCCTTCGGGGCTTTTTTTAACTCCGTTAACGGGTTGGTGTAAAACGGTTGAACCAAGTTGATTATATAAGTTTCTGACAGTATCGAGATAATCCTTTTAAGTTCCTTATAATATGTTCGGCAAGTTGAGCATATTTCATTGTAGTTGATAATGTTGCCGATTAGAGTTGCTAAAGCTCTGACCACTTGCCTATACTTTAAGGCATCGGTGATTTTAAGAAACTCCACCACATCCTTCGAGATATAAGTATCGTAAATATTCTTCAATACCATCCTCTTCGTTTCAGGATCATCTGTTTTTATCACAGCCGGATAACCGCCATACGTTAAGTACTGGTTAAACAAAGGGGCGAATTCCTTGAAGAAAACGTCTCTTCCCACATCGGCCTCGCCGCTTGACAAAAACTTCCTCATCCTTTTGTTTTCCTCCTCATAAATTCTCGCCAGCCTCGAATCCTTCGCAAGTAGGAATTCATGAAAGCTGAAGGGGAAGAGCTCGAAGAAGAACACCCTTCCCACAAGAAACCTTGCCATGGCCCCGCTAAGCTCTAGGGAAGAGCTGCCGGTCACGATGAACTTAACATCCTCAAACGTATCATACAATAGCTTAAGTTTTTTCCCAGGGTCTTTCACATAATGGTATTCATCCATCAAGAAGCAATACTTGCCTTCCTCCAATAGAAAGCTTTTAACATATTCCTTAGGGTTCGCTTCAAAGGCCTCAAGCACATCAGGATCCTCAAAATTCAGAAAAACAGTGTTTACACCCCCTCCTTTTTAAGGTGCGCTCCAAAACTCTTAACAGGGTTGTTTTTCCACTTTGCCTTGGACCATTAATGGCGTATGCTTCTCTTCTTTCGATCCATTTCAGCAGGCCGTCCTCCAAATCTCTTTTAAAAATTAACTCTTTTTCCATATTAATATTAGTAGAATTTAAATATAGTAAATTTTAATAAGATTAAAAGTCATCGAGCCGGAAAACAACCCCTAAG carries:
- a CDS encoding DUF4143 domain-containing protein; this encodes MLEAFEANPKEYVKSFLLEEGKYCFLMDEYHYVKDPGKKLKLLYDTFEDVKFIVTGSSSLELSGAMARFLVGRVFFFELFPFSFHEFLLAKDSRLARIYEEENKRMRKFLSSGEADVGRDVFFKEFAPLFNQYLTYGGYPAVIKTDDPETKRMVLKNIYDTYISKDVVEFLKITDALKYRQVVRALATLIGNIINYNEICSTCRTYYKELKRIISILSETYIINLVQPFYTNPLTELKKAPKAYFFDLGLRNHIISNFNPLEKRTDAGALIENFVYLSLRSSFPDAAINYWRTIAKAEVDFVLRAKNENYPSGG